A DNA window from Paenibacillus sp. HWE-109 contains the following coding sequences:
- a CDS encoding aminotransferase-like domain-containing protein, translated as MYMYLKLMNELEELILKEPYRDGQKLPSIRTLSEQYGCSKSTIIKALDELEKRHLIYAMPKSGYYVVKGTNASRGQASPILNFSEAAPDPNVFPYLDFQHCINKAIDTYQKDLFVYGTAKGMASLIDIVRKQLMGYQVFTEERNIFVVSGVQQALSLLAAMPFPNGKMTVLIEQPGYHLLIEYLETRRVPVIGIERSFAGIDFDRLENIFRTEDIKFFYTMPRFHNPLGCSYTSQEKKRLARLAAKYDVYIVEDDYLADFEQDSKADPLFAYDDSSHVIYLKSYSKIIFPGLRIGIAVIPVLLTETFRLYKKQDDIDSSMLSQAALEIYLRSGMFDRHLAKIRSRYAARAKLLDAALTKEAARSGGAFMYERSKIPFIHTHILLDKAISATQLIAKLKKESILLESLDRNYLKNFERNNIVKLNATNVNEDDIARGIERIGAILAESACRI; from the coding sequence ATGTACATGTATTTAAAGCTCATGAATGAGCTGGAGGAACTGATTCTGAAAGAGCCGTATAGGGACGGACAAAAGCTTCCATCGATCCGTACGCTGTCGGAGCAGTACGGCTGCAGCAAGAGTACGATCATTAAAGCATTGGATGAGCTGGAGAAGCGCCATCTCATTTATGCGATGCCCAAGAGCGGCTATTACGTTGTCAAAGGGACAAATGCCTCCCGAGGCCAAGCATCACCGATTTTGAACTTTTCGGAGGCCGCTCCTGATCCAAATGTGTTTCCTTATCTGGATTTTCAGCATTGCATTAACAAAGCCATCGACACGTACCAGAAGGATTTATTTGTTTACGGCACTGCCAAAGGAATGGCCTCCCTGATCGATATCGTTCGCAAGCAATTAATGGGATATCAGGTGTTTACAGAGGAACGGAATATATTTGTTGTATCTGGGGTTCAGCAGGCGTTGTCGCTGCTTGCAGCTATGCCCTTCCCAAACGGCAAGATGACGGTGCTGATCGAACAGCCTGGCTATCATCTGTTAATTGAATATTTGGAGACGCGCCGCGTGCCGGTCATCGGCATCGAGCGCAGCTTTGCGGGCATTGATTTTGACAGGCTGGAGAACATCTTTCGTACAGAGGATATCAAGTTTTTTTATACGATGCCGCGTTTCCACAATCCGCTGGGCTGCTCCTATACGAGCCAAGAAAAGAAGCGGCTTGCTAGGCTTGCCGCCAAATACGATGTATATATCGTTGAGGATGATTATCTTGCCGATTTCGAGCAGGACAGCAAGGCTGATCCGTTATTTGCGTATGACGATTCATCGCATGTCATTTATTTGAAAAGCTATTCCAAAATTATTTTCCCCGGCCTGCGTATCGGCATTGCGGTCATCCCAGTTCTACTCACTGAAACGTTTCGGCTGTACAAGAAGCAAGACGATATCGACAGCTCCATGCTGTCACAGGCTGCACTTGAAATCTATTTGCGCAGTGGCATGTTCGACCGCCATCTTGCCAAAATCCGCAGCAGATATGCGGCTAGGGCGAAGCTGCTTGATGCTGCGCTTACGAAGGAAGCTGCCCGCAGCGGCGGCGCCTTCATGTATGAGCGCTCGAAAATTCCGTTCATACACACGCATATTTTGCTGGATAAAGCGATTTCCGCTACGCAGCTTATTGCAAAATTAAAGAAAGAATCGATCCTACTGGAGTCTTTGGACCGGAATTATTTGAAGAATTTCGAGAGGAATAATATAGTTAAGCTAAACGCAACCAACGTAAACGAGGATGATATTGCGAGAGGAATAGAACGGATTGGTGCCATTCTTGCCGAATCCGCTTGCAGAATCTAA